The Nicotiana tabacum cultivar K326 chromosome 14, ASM71507v2, whole genome shotgun sequence genome contains a region encoding:
- the LOC142168991 gene encoding uncharacterized protein LOC142168991, with amino-acid sequence MDLPRYSKEYIDGVQSFLEFAYSYGEPQGEEIQCPCAKCCNIRWTQRNIVYDHLICYGFVQGYTRWINHGEWEIPKNADGDMSGEINSYDEINGLLNDQFRDVAQDEGLYEGPNEDANKLYNLVDEASQELYPGCKGFSRLSFTIRLYLLKYLHGWSNASFTSLLELLKEAMPKLNIPLSYNNAKSMVKDLDLNYEKIDAYPNDCMQFRNEHKADKYCRVCGASRYIKYPEVDSEVEPSKKAHRVPAKILRHFPLIHRLKRLFMCSKTSDTLRWHDMELSKDEKLRHPADDQAWKDFDGFYPDFTRNSRNLRLGLASDGFNPFRTMSISHSTWPVILMVYNLPPWMCMKPEYYMLSLLIPGSWSPENDIDIYLQPLIEELNVLWESGGNI; translated from the coding sequence ATGGATTTACCGAGGTATAGCAAAGAGTATATTGATGGGGTACAATCTTTCTTAGAATTTGCTTACTCTTATGGAGAGCCTCAAGGCGAGGAAATTCAATGCCCGTGTGCAAAGTGTTGCAATATTCGTTGGACTCAAAGAAATATAGTATATGATCATCTAATATGCTATGGATTTGTTCAAGGTTATACAAGATGGATTAATCATGGGGAATGGGAAATCCCTAAGAATGCCGATGGTGACATGAGTGGTGAAATTAACTCGTATGATGAAATTAATGGGTTATTGAATGATCAATTTAGAGATGTTGCACAAGATGAAGGACTTTATGAAGGTCCAAATGAAGATGCCAATAAATTATATAACTTAGTTGATGAGGCAAGCCAAGAACTATATCCTGGTTGTAAAGGATTCTCTAGATTATCATTCACAATCCGTCTATATTTATTGAAGTATCTACATGGATGGAGCAATGCGTCATTCACTTCTCTTTTAGAGTTATTGAAAGAGGCGATGCCCAAGTTGAACATTCCTTTATCCTACAATAATGCCAAGTCTATGGTAAAGGATCTCGATCTTAATTATGAAAAAATCGATGCATATCCCAATGATTGCATGCAATTTAGGAATGAACATAAGGCTGATAAATATTGTCGTGTTTGTGGAGCTTCCAGATATATTAAATATCCTGAAGTAGATAGCGAGGTTGAGCCTTCTAAAAAGGCTCATCGCGTTCCAGCAAAAATTTTGAGACATTTTCCATTAATTCATAGACTCAAAAGATTATTCATGTGCTCAAAGACATCGGATACATTAAGGTGGCATGACATGGAGCTTTCTAAAGATGAAAAGTTAAGGCATCCTGCTGATGACCAAGCATGGAAAGACTTTGATGGCTTTTATCCAGATTTTACAAGAAATTCTCGTAATTTGAGACTTGGCTTGGCAAGTGATGGGTTCAATCCATTTCGAACCATGAGCATATCTCATAGTACATGGCCAGTTATCTTAATGGTGTATAATTTGCCTCCTTGGATGTGCATGAAGCCAGAATATTATATGCTTTCTTTGCTTATACCTGGGTCGTGGTCACCTGAAAATGACATTGACATTTATTTACAACCATTGATAGAAGAGTTAAATGTGTTGTGGGAGTCGGGTGGAAACATATGA